One Edaphobacter flagellatus genomic region harbors:
- the add gene encoding adenosine deaminase produces the protein MARKQKKNGEIDVTEWLRGLPKAELHLHLEGTIKPETLVELSQRHDKEPLTLEAAKALYQYENFLGFLGSFKAVTERLRWPEDYELITYNMIRDLAAQGVVHAEVYVSFGIIYYWKRTEVEPYVEAIERGRIRGERDFGVTVLWIVDAVRHFGVEEGAKVFRKAAEIKVLYPSFVGIGIGGDEARGPADQFRDLYKEAKEGGLRLTAHAGESVGPESIWSAINIGAERIGHALSAQHDPELLEILAQKQIPLEINVTSNIKTGCCKSFDEHPLRHYFESGLMVTLNSDDPPMFGSNLLEEYVLAQMQYGFTLEQMRELAANAVEASFLDPARKLALLQRVEQYGQI, from the coding sequence ATGGCGCGAAAGCAGAAGAAAAACGGCGAGATCGATGTAACAGAATGGTTGCGCGGACTACCAAAGGCAGAGCTACACCTGCATCTCGAAGGAACGATCAAACCGGAGACGCTCGTCGAACTGAGTCAGAGGCACGATAAGGAGCCGCTCACACTCGAGGCTGCAAAGGCTCTTTATCAGTATGAGAACTTCCTCGGCTTTCTGGGCTCGTTCAAAGCCGTGACCGAACGCCTGCGCTGGCCTGAGGACTATGAGCTCATCACCTACAACATGATCCGCGACCTGGCGGCGCAAGGTGTCGTACATGCCGAGGTCTACGTCTCATTCGGCATCATCTACTACTGGAAACGCACCGAGGTCGAGCCCTACGTCGAAGCGATTGAGCGTGGAAGGATTCGCGGTGAACGCGACTTTGGCGTAACCGTGTTATGGATCGTCGACGCCGTGCGGCACTTCGGCGTAGAAGAGGGTGCTAAGGTCTTCCGCAAAGCAGCAGAGATCAAGGTGCTCTACCCGAGCTTCGTTGGCATCGGTATTGGCGGTGATGAAGCGCGCGGCCCCGCCGACCAGTTCCGCGATCTGTACAAAGAAGCCAAAGAGGGGGGCCTGCGTTTGACCGCACATGCTGGCGAATCCGTCGGACCCGAGAGCATCTGGTCGGCGATCAATATCGGCGCCGAAAGAATCGGACATGCGTTGTCGGCGCAGCATGACCCGGAATTGCTCGAGATACTCGCACAGAAACAGATACCGCTGGAGATCAACGTCACCAGCAACATCAAGACAGGCTGTTGCAAGAGTTTCGACGAGCACCCACTGCGGCATTATTTTGAATCGGGACTGATGGTGACGTTGAACTCAGACGATCCGCCAATGTTCGGCAGCAACCTGCTGGAAGAATACGTACTGGCACAGATGCAGTACGGATTCACGCTCGAGCAGATGCGAGAGCTGGCTGCCAACGCAGTCGAAGCAAGCTTTCTCGACCCAGCACGCAAACTTGCCCTGCTGCAACGCGTAGAACAATACGGCCAGATCTGA